The Vanrija pseudolonga chromosome 1, complete sequence genomic sequence TCCCCGTCCCCGGCCGCGACACGCCTGAGGAATCCTCGCCCGACTCCATTGTGGATGCCAACGACGGCAAGCAGACAAGAAATCAGTCCTTCAATCTGTCTGATGACTCTGAGGCTGAGATgacgactgctgctgctgctcagaACAAGCGCAAGGCTCAGCCTAGCAACCCTGCGGCGGatgaccacgacgacgatgagggTGAGTAATGGTTGCCGTCTCCGTCATCGGACATGCCTTTCGGCCGGCCGAGCGTAAGTGGCACGTGCCTGACACTTCCCCGCAGACTCGTTTTCGGAGAACGATGGCCACGAAGATAAACGCCAGCACGGCAATGACAAGCGTGGTCGTCGCAACACGttggagaagaagggcaatGAGAAGGGGCCAAAGGACACGACTACCAAGGCTCAGCGCCGCAAGGAGCAGAATCGTGCTGCGCAGAAGGCCTTCCGTGAGCGTCGCGAGGCCAAGGttcgcgacctcgaggccaaggttgccgagctcgaggccaagtcGTTTGGTGCATCCGTCGAGAACGAGAACCTCCGCGGCATTCTTCGCCGCTTGCAGGAGGAGAACGTCGCTCTCAAGCAGGCTGCCTTCACTTTCTCGGTCCCCTTCAACGGCAACAGCACCACTGCCACCAACAACGCGGCTGcccccgcgtcggcggcggctgccgctCAGCGCTCCGGCCAGCAGACccccactgctgctgcgctgaACCAGCAGCCGAGCGGCATTGACTGGTCGCAGTTTGCCAACTTCAAGGTCCAGCAGATTGCCAAGCCCCCTTCGCCTCCTCAGAGTGTCTCGAACGACTCGCTGCGCAGCATTCACGAGGCGTCGCCTCACCTCGCGCACCGTGGGTCTAACTCGTCCATCCCTGGTGCCAGCCCCGAGTCTCTCGTTTCGATCAACGGTCCCAGCCccagctcgggctcggagcGCAACACCGCCCCGACCCTCTTCAGCGGTAACACGACCTCTCAACCCCAGCTTTCTCGGTCGCCCAACACTCAGAGCCCGGCCGACAACCTGTCCACTCCTAGCTCCATTGGCGGCACGAACAAGGAAgacgtcgaggccctctTCCGCAGCCTCTACCCGAATGGCATCGATTCTATcctggcgtcggcgaacAACACTGGCAACACCCCGGCAGCCACCAACACGACTGCCACTCAGCCTGTCCAGTCGGTTCAGTCCCAGTACACGTTCTTGAGCTCTCAGCCTGCCCTcacgtcgctcgccgactcgtcgtcgaatACCTACGCTAAGCTGTTCGGCGATGCCACGGCGTACCGCGACTCTTCCGTGTCCGCCAACCCTCTTGCTGGTCTCAACAGCCTGAACACGTCTACCAACTCGAACGCATCCACCGCCAACGCCATTCCCGCCTCCAACCCATTGTCCAACCAGGCACAATGGGCTGATCTCACCGAGAACAGCGTGTCCGACTTCCTGGCGTCTTTGTCGGGCGCCAACGCGACGACTGACACTGCCGATGCTCTCGGCagtgccgaggaagacgccttttccaagcagctcgaggccctcaTTGCCCAGTCTGGTGGCACCTCGCCTTCGGCTCCGTTTGTCTTCCCCGGTACGACCTTCAGCCCCAACGCCTACCTCAACATGTCTCCCTCTCCTCTGCAGTCATTGTCCAACTCGCAGACACCACGGTCGACGACTGGCGAATCAGCATCGGCATCAGCGTCGCCCTCATCagatgccgctgccgcctttGCTTCGTCGACGGGCGCCCCTGTTTGCGGTACCTCCAAGGTCATCCACGTCCTTGGAGACGACGGACGCGTCATGCGCCCATCAGAGGTCTGGACCAAGATGGGCATGCACACAACCGAGCCGGGAGACTtcctcatcgacgacctGTGCGACCAAATGAAATCAAAGGCTACCTGCAAGGATGGTATGTGAGCTTTGTGGTGGTTACTTCAATTTGCATGATCTAACATCTGTCAGGAAGAAGGTATATGAAGTTTGACGACGTCAAGACCATGGTCGCTGCTCGTGCTAGCGGAGTGGACTGCGATGAAGCATCACCGCCTCCGAAGACCGAGTACACCGACCCCGCCGAAAGCCAAGCGCGTCTCAACGAGGCGTACATCCAGGCCAACGGCGGTCTTTAGAGTTCGATTTCGTTCGCCACGCTTTTTCTACGACCCACATTCGTCATTGAATCAGTCGCATGTGCATCGCCGGTcaccagccgccgacgcttCCGCACTGTGTATCACTTCGCCGACtcgtgccaccaccaccacaacctcTCTCTGTACAGTATAGTTGCCACCAGGAGCCGCGAGACGAGGGCATGCATGCCCAAACCCACAAAAATGGCCTGTAGCGAAGGCGGAGGGATTGACTCGAGCGACCAGTGTTCGCTCACAGCATAACCCTCCAGCCATGACGCTTAGCAGTCCCGTCACGCATCCACAAAACGCATGTACTCTGTATTCTAGGTACCTTGGACTCTCGGGTCTGGTCTGATGCCACCTGTTCACTTCGAATCGAGTCGTACTCGGCTGCGTGGATGTTTGGTGTGTACAATGTGGGTATGCTGACAAAGAAAACGGGAAACGCGGAAACTGCACTGAAAACCGCACAAATGCCACACGTTAGGTTTGTTTCCTGATGATCTCATTTTCCAATTGCAGCAGCCTGCTAAGCGCGCCACAACCCACTCCTCCGCTCTCGTGTAGAACGAATCAAATGCATGGTAATAAACTAAATAACCTTACAGCTCCCGTCATGCCGCTTGGTAGCCGGGTTTAAGGACGCTCGGTGATGGTGAGGACgaagcgctcggcgcggtcggcctcgtcaatgTCCTTCTCGCGGACCTCGGTggcaaggacggcgcggTCTGCGGGCTtctgggcgagctcgacaggGATGGCGTAGATCTGGCCAAGGAGGAACTCGTTACTTGATGCGATGGCAGGGGCAAGCgagtcctcctcgccgtcgtcgtaaGCGTAGAagacgtcgacgcggtccGTGGGCTTGAGGCCGGCAGTCTTGCGGAGCTTGTTGACACGCGAAGTCAGGGCACGGAGGAgagcgacgtgctcgaggtcgtcatGCCTGcggatgtcgaggaggatggtGGCATCACCGTCGGTGGCGGTCTCAaaggcctcggccttctcaccctcgagctcgacgaagCGAGTAACGACAAGGTCaccctcgacaagctcgacaccGTTGACGCTGCacttgccctcggcgacgtagCGCTTGCACTCGTCCGACGAGAGGTTGGGGAGGTGCGACTTGACCTTCCCGAGGTCCTTGCGGAGCTTGCGACCAAGAACGGGCCAGTCGGCAGTAGCCTTGTACTTGATGCCCATcgcggcctcgtccgagGTGTAGGTGATGGTGGCAACgttgagctcggcaagcacGTAAGGCTCGAGCGACTTGACATCGTCGAGGTACTGCTGGTCGTGGTGGAAGAGgatgagctccttgagggGCATCTTGACCTTGAGCGTGCGCTTGTCACGGATGGCACGGCCAAGCTCAAT encodes the following:
- the napA gene encoding AP-1-like transcription factor napA, which translates into the protein MEALNPLTPNTAAFLDSLAFGDIDTKTPNPTAFPPSAFFPVPGRDTPEESSPDSIVDANDGKQTRNQSFNLSDDSEAEMTTAAAAQNKRKAQPSNPAADDHDDDEDSFSENDGHEDKRQHGNDKRGRRNTLEKKGNEKGPKDTTTKAQRRKEQNRAAQKAFRERREAKVRDLEAKVAELEAKSFGASVENENLRGILRRLQEENVALKQAAFTFSVPFNGNSTTATNNAAAPASAAAAAQRSGQQTPTAAALNQQPSGIDWSQFANFKVQQIAKPPSPPQSVSNDSLRSIHEASPHLAHRGSNSSIPGASPESLVSINGPSPSSGSERNTAPTLFSGNTTSQPQLSRSPNTQSPADNLSTPSSIGGTNKEDVEALFRSLYPNGIDSILASANNTGNTPAATNTTATQPVQSVQSQYTFLSSQPALTSLADSSSNTYAKLFGDATAYRDSSVSANPLAGLNSLNTSTNSNASTANAIPASNPLSNQAQWADLTENSVSDFLASLSGANATTDTADALGSAEEDAFSKQLEALIAQSGGTSPSAPFVFPGTTFSPNAYLNMSPSPLQSLSNSQTPRSTTGESASASASPSSDAAAAFASSTGAPVCGTSKVIHVLGDDGRVMRPSEVWTKMGMHTTEPGDFLIDDLCDQMKSKATCKDGRRYMKFDDVKTMVAARASGVDCDEASPPPKTEYTDPAESQARLNEAYIQANGGL